A stretch of the Propionispora vibrioides genome encodes the following:
- a CDS encoding C-terminal binding protein, protein MSSNPLIWIIDEEWPDYEIEKEILNKAYANCTIKYSTYDIAADLTEFGDQVDAVICQVYAYITAAMLEKMPKCKAIAVYGGGFDRVDIQAAKARGIKVTNVSNYCAEDLADYVLAAIYHFNKRLTTYADSMAQGLWGAQAVAKPVRRIKGSQLLIVGFGRIGRVVAARAKAVHMEVLAHDAYVSRETMAACGVEKVELAAGLAQADFVSVNAIYIPETEGLLAYREFKLMKPTAYLINTARGRILVEDDLIKAVQDGSIAGAAVDVIANEPPKGDEAILHCDKILVTPHISYISIDSYTELKTRVVGNIITMLKGEIPADLVNP, encoded by the coding sequence ATGTCGAGCAATCCGTTGATCTGGATCATTGATGAAGAATGGCCTGATTATGAAATAGAGAAAGAAATTCTGAACAAGGCCTATGCGAACTGTACGATAAAATATTCAACCTATGATATAGCCGCCGATTTGACCGAGTTTGGCGATCAGGTGGACGCCGTCATCTGTCAGGTATATGCCTACATTACGGCAGCTATGCTGGAGAAAATGCCGAAATGTAAAGCAATCGCGGTATATGGCGGCGGTTTTGACCGGGTCGATATCCAGGCGGCAAAGGCCAGAGGCATAAAAGTGACCAATGTATCCAACTATTGCGCCGAAGATCTTGCCGACTATGTATTGGCTGCCATCTATCACTTTAATAAGCGTCTCACTACTTATGCCGACAGTATGGCGCAAGGACTATGGGGCGCGCAGGCGGTTGCCAAGCCTGTACGTCGAATAAAGGGCTCCCAGCTGCTGATCGTCGGGTTCGGTCGTATTGGCCGGGTGGTGGCCGCCCGGGCAAAAGCCGTCCATATGGAAGTACTGGCCCATGATGCGTATGTGAGTCGGGAAACGATGGCGGCCTGCGGCGTGGAAAAGGTAGAATTGGCGGCAGGTCTGGCGCAGGCCGATTTTGTCAGTGTAAACGCCATTTATATTCCGGAAACCGAAGGGTTGCTTGCTTACCGGGAGTTTAAGCTGATGAAGCCGACAGCCTATCTCATCAATACGGCACGGGGCCGGATTTTGGTGGAAGACGACCTGATCAAAGCGGTCCAGGACGGCAGCATCGCCGGCGCTGCCGTAGACGTGATTGCCAATGAGCCGCCTAAGGGTGATGAAGCCATCCTTCACTGTGACAAAATCCTGGTTACACCACATATTTCCTACATTTCGATAGATTCGTATACCGAACTTAAGACGCGGGTGGTGGGCAATATCATTACCATGCTAAAAGGAGAAATTCCTGCCGATCTTGTGAATCCCTAA
- a CDS encoding NADH:flavin oxidoreductase produces MKSLFDQTSLAGMRLKNRFVRSATYDGFADKSGHMTEELFQVYEDLAKGGVGTIITGLTYVSDLEEPLPRQMGIYDDSFIAEYEKLTKMCHRHDTRIIMQLVCMGSQTSRTDDKVMWGPSAVEDLRYKTTPQEMTVQDIHFVQMAFADAALRAKQAGFDGVQLHGAHGYLLSKFLTPYYNRRTDDYGGSIGNRAKILLETYEAIREKVGPDYPVLVKINCDDFMEQGMSFADCRYICETLARMGIGAIEISGGIGSSRPNEGTIRMIKTAEQESYFQPYAVEIARQISVPVILVGGNREFASLTEILNQTGLEYFALCRPLIRESDLINRWQKGDRGQAKCVSCNQCFRIGGTTCVFNGRQKTSART; encoded by the coding sequence ATGAAATCATTGTTTGATCAAACTTCATTGGCAGGAATGAGGCTGAAAAACCGGTTTGTCCGGTCGGCAACATATGATGGTTTTGCCGATAAGAGCGGGCACATGACCGAAGAGCTATTCCAGGTGTACGAAGATTTGGCTAAGGGTGGAGTTGGCACGATTATCACCGGTCTTACGTATGTGAGCGATTTAGAAGAACCACTGCCACGTCAAATGGGTATTTATGACGACTCATTTATTGCTGAATATGAAAAGCTAACCAAGATGTGCCACCGGCATGATACGAGGATCATTATGCAGCTTGTATGTATGGGATCTCAGACTTCCCGTACAGATGACAAAGTAATGTGGGGGCCGAGCGCTGTGGAAGATTTACGCTACAAAACGACTCCGCAAGAAATGACGGTGCAGGATATTCACTTTGTACAAATGGCTTTCGCTGACGCAGCTCTCAGGGCAAAGCAAGCCGGATTTGACGGTGTCCAGCTACATGGGGCGCACGGGTACCTGTTAAGCAAGTTTTTAACCCCCTATTATAACCGCAGAACCGATGATTATGGCGGCAGTATCGGCAATAGGGCGAAAATCCTTCTGGAAACATATGAGGCGATCAGGGAGAAGGTCGGTCCTGACTATCCGGTTCTCGTTAAAATCAACTGTGATGATTTTATGGAGCAGGGGATGAGTTTTGCCGACTGCAGATATATATGTGAGACATTAGCCCGAATGGGAATTGGCGCCATTGAAATCAGTGGCGGGATAGGTTCGTCGCGCCCGAATGAGGGGACGATACGGATGATTAAGACAGCGGAGCAAGAATCCTACTTTCAGCCTTATGCGGTTGAAATTGCGCGACAAATTAGCGTACCGGTAATATTAGTAGGCGGTAACCGTGAATTTGCTTCATTGACGGAGATTCTCAATCAAACTGGGCTGGAATACTTTGCTCTCTGTCGGCCGCTGATTCGTGAGAGCGACCTGATCAACCGGTGGCAAAAAGGTGACCGTGGTCAGGCAAAGTGCGTATCATGCAACCAATGTTTCCGTATAGGAGGCACGACATGTGTTTTTAATGGCAGACAAAAAACAAGCGCAAGAACTTAA
- a CDS encoding hydantoinase/carbamoylase family amidase has translation MKACIRNQQTLETCYQINAGRLENNLKSLAVFGANQETGGIDRPFGSEADLNAREFLQALWEKEIGISTRMDAIANMWAVLSGCESLPPIVLGSHHDTVPNGGAYDGALGVLLATEVLQTVKENGISLRHPLTVVSFAGEEPNPYGLSTLGSKTISGKLGKDILIKVVSKIDQSSLQAAVAKAGGDLEMVEEDRLRPGEISAFLECHIEQGRRLFDKQLALGIVTHITGIYREKITITGEANHAGTTVMSDRRDALMAASAFSLEFEEYVKQCNSEDVVGTIGSLEVFPNAANIVPGEVELILEFRTSQTAVSKQFIRELDRIAEQIEKQRKVVIRREVILDQAAVAMDRQIIDVLNKSLRKLEEPCVSLVSMAGHDAAHMVNFTKTGMLFVQSINGKSHCPEEKTDMRDIIKAGNALLQAVLILDKELN, from the coding sequence TTGAAAGCATGTATAAGAAATCAGCAAACACTGGAGACCTGTTATCAGATTAATGCGGGTAGGCTGGAAAATAACTTAAAGTCACTGGCTGTTTTCGGCGCTAATCAAGAAACTGGCGGTATTGACCGTCCCTTCGGCAGTGAAGCCGATTTAAATGCGCGGGAGTTTTTGCAGGCTTTGTGGGAAAAGGAAATCGGTATTTCGACCAGGATGGATGCTATCGCCAACATGTGGGCAGTTTTGTCCGGCTGTGAGTCGCTACCGCCTATTGTACTTGGTTCTCACCATGATACCGTCCCCAATGGCGGGGCTTATGACGGGGCTCTTGGTGTTTTACTGGCCACCGAGGTATTGCAGACGGTAAAGGAAAACGGTATAAGCCTGCGGCATCCGCTGACCGTGGTTTCCTTCGCCGGTGAGGAACCCAATCCCTATGGGCTGTCCACCTTGGGCAGCAAGACTATTTCCGGCAAGCTGGGCAAGGATATCTTAATTAAAGTAGTAAGTAAGATTGATCAAAGCTCCCTACAGGCTGCTGTGGCAAAAGCAGGCGGTGATCTGGAGATGGTCGAGGAGGATCGCCTGCGGCCCGGGGAAATCAGTGCTTTTTTGGAATGCCATATTGAGCAGGGACGGCGTTTGTTTGATAAACAACTGGCCTTGGGAATTGTAACGCATATTACCGGAATCTACCGGGAAAAAATCACTATTACCGGCGAAGCCAACCATGCCGGGACGACGGTTATGTCGGACCGGCGAGATGCTCTCATGGCGGCGTCAGCCTTTTCTCTGGAATTTGAGGAATACGTTAAACAATGTAATAGCGAGGATGTGGTTGGGACCATTGGTTCACTGGAGGTATTCCCCAATGCGGCCAATATTGTTCCCGGTGAGGTCGAGCTTATTCTGGAATTTAGAACCTCGCAAACCGCGGTCAGTAAGCAGTTTATCAGGGAATTAGACCGGATTGCGGAACAGATTGAGAAACAGCGAAAGGTCGTTATCCGGCGGGAAGTGATTCTTGACCAGGCGGCGGTGGCCATGGACCGGCAGATTATCGACGTATTGAATAAAAGTCTCCGCAAACTGGAGGAACCGTGTGTAAGTCTGGTCAGTATGGCCGGTCATGATGCGGCTCATATGGTCAATTTTACTAAAACCGGTATGCTGTTTGTCCAAAGTATTAATGGAAAAAGTCATTGCCCGGAAGAGAAAACGGATATGAGGGACATTATCAAAGCCGGCAACGCACTGCTACAGGCTGTATTGATTCTCGATAAGGAGCTGAATTGA
- a CDS encoding epoxyqueuosine reductase: protein MDSLAFQIKSAALAVGYEKCGIIKIADMAGYEDKLNERMEYLPQTKPFYERFRGFAHLQDTYSWAKSVVVCVEQYGKYQMPDHLQGLVGKAYLFDSRIDEHTAGYQASLQFEAAMQKMGLKTEAKRKFGITAVRWAAVKAGLGIVRRNNFFYTESGSWVHLEAWLIDQELELIDTPTVKACSEHCNRCVKACPTASLAKPYTMNPLSCISFLTTFGGRDLPQETYNAQMGGWIYGCDACQDVCPMNKNRWEATGEFPFLAEISEHISLEKILSMDYELLQQILTAKFFYITKDDVWKWKVNVINAMVNEYQEKYKEAIYAACNNSHAKVRKMAEWAVKKLNLS from the coding sequence ATGGACTCCTTAGCATTTCAAATCAAGAGTGCGGCACTGGCTGTGGGGTATGAAAAGTGCGGCATTATTAAAATAGCGGATATGGCCGGTTATGAGGATAAACTCAATGAACGGATGGAGTATCTGCCGCAGACCAAACCCTTCTACGAACGTTTTAGAGGCTTTGCTCATTTGCAGGATACCTATTCCTGGGCAAAATCAGTTGTTGTTTGCGTGGAGCAATACGGAAAATACCAGATGCCTGATCATCTGCAAGGGTTGGTCGGCAAAGCCTACTTATTTGACAGCAGAATAGATGAGCACACCGCCGGATACCAGGCCAGCTTGCAATTTGAAGCAGCTATGCAAAAAATGGGGCTTAAAACGGAAGCGAAGCGGAAATTTGGCATCACGGCGGTTCGTTGGGCTGCGGTAAAAGCCGGGCTTGGCATAGTTCGCAGAAATAATTTCTTTTATACCGAATCCGGATCGTGGGTCCATTTAGAAGCCTGGTTGATTGACCAGGAGCTGGAATTGATCGATACACCAACGGTAAAGGCCTGCTCCGAGCATTGTAACCGGTGCGTCAAAGCCTGTCCCACCGCTTCGTTAGCAAAACCGTATACGATGAACCCATTATCCTGTATTTCTTTCCTCACTACCTTTGGCGGACGGGACCTGCCGCAAGAAACGTATAATGCTCAAATGGGCGGCTGGATTTATGGATGCGATGCTTGCCAGGACGTTTGTCCGATGAATAAAAACCGCTGGGAAGCAACAGGGGAATTTCCTTTCTTAGCGGAAATAAGCGAGCATATTTCCCTGGAAAAAATTCTTAGCATGGATTATGAGCTTCTTCAGCAAATCCTGACAGCCAAGTTTTTTTATATCACAAAAGACGATGTCTGGAAGTGGAAAGTTAATGTGATTAACGCAATGGTAAACGAATATCAGGAAAAGTATAAAGAGGCTATTTACGCTGCGTGTAACAACAGTCATGCTAAGGTAAGGAAAATGGCGGAGTGGGCCGTTAAGAAACTAAACCTGTCTTGA
- a CDS encoding amidohydrolase family protein: MKRLYIPEYVYVKNNFQKNMAVLVSDTFISDIGPVQSMVDKHRDAVVEVWEDMILVPGTVNAHNHSFQSLLRGIAADRPFLEWRDNALYKFSPRLTTEDIYTGALFAFGEMLRCGVTTVSDFFYVHNNGTESDEAVIRAARDIGIRLCLARTMYDWNGAPQGYLESVAEAVEHTRQLAFRYADQDMVTIVPAPHSLHAASLEMIQAGYRLAKELNTAFHIHVAEEMFEVEEVRQKYGLRTIELLDKIGVVDDNMVIIHGVWLSDSEIETLGVKGGRLAYCPSSNMFLADGITNIPQMMRAGVGIGLGSDGACSNNRISVFEEMRMVALLQKANTLNAMSVTHQQAFAMGTIGGATVLDLPVGSIQTGHKADFVGISTADLSMRPISRSGEQLLPNIVYSMQPTAIRSVVVDGRVCVRDGKLLTVTEQAILQAVERVMDKFEE; encoded by the coding sequence ATGAAGCGTCTTTATATACCGGAGTATGTTTACGTTAAGAATAACTTTCAGAAAAATATGGCCGTGTTGGTTAGTGATACTTTCATTAGCGATATTGGGCCGGTGCAAAGTATGGTGGATAAACACCGGGACGCTGTTGTGGAAGTATGGGAAGATATGATTCTGGTACCGGGAACGGTGAATGCCCACAATCATTCTTTTCAAAGCCTGCTGCGCGGCATCGCCGCCGACCGGCCGTTTTTGGAATGGCGTGATAACGCGTTATATAAGTTCTCGCCTCGCTTGACAACCGAGGACATTTACACCGGAGCGTTGTTTGCCTTTGGCGAGATGCTGCGCTGCGGTGTTACTACCGTAAGTGATTTCTTTTATGTTCATAATAACGGCACGGAAAGCGATGAAGCGGTTATCCGGGCAGCTAGGGATATCGGCATCCGCCTCTGCCTGGCCCGTACCATGTATGACTGGAACGGAGCACCGCAGGGTTATTTGGAATCGGTTGCCGAGGCTGTGGAGCATACCCGGCAATTGGCTTTCCGGTATGCCGATCAGGATATGGTAACGATCGTTCCGGCGCCGCACAGCTTGCATGCTGCTTCCCTGGAAATGATTCAGGCCGGGTACCGCCTGGCTAAGGAATTGAACACAGCGTTTCATATTCATGTGGCCGAGGAAATGTTTGAAGTGGAGGAAGTACGGCAAAAGTACGGCCTGCGGACGATTGAGCTTTTAGATAAGATCGGCGTTGTCGACGATAATATGGTCATCATTCACGGTGTATGGCTAAGTGACAGCGAGATTGAGACACTGGGCGTCAAGGGCGGCAGGCTGGCCTATTGCCCTTCCAGCAATATGTTCTTGGCCGACGGAATTACCAACATTCCCCAAATGATGCGGGCCGGTGTCGGCATCGGCCTGGGCAGCGATGGGGCTTGCAGCAATAACCGGATCAGTGTTTTTGAGGAAATGCGGATGGTGGCCCTGCTGCAGAAAGCCAATACGTTAAACGCCATGTCGGTGACTCACCAGCAGGCGTTTGCCATGGGAACAATCGGCGGTGCTACGGTACTGGATCTGCCGGTTGGCAGCATTCAAACAGGCCATAAGGCCGACTTTGTTGGAATTTCCACGGCCGATCTTTCTATGCGCCCGATTTCCCGTTCCGGTGAACAGCTGCTTCCGAACATCGTCTATTCTATGCAGCCTACGGCCATTCGTTCTGTGGTGGTTGACGGCAGAGTCTGTGTGAGGGACGGCAAGCTGCTTACCGTGACAGAACAGGCAATTCTTCAGGCGGTTGAACGGGTTATGGATAAATTTGAAGAGTAG
- a CDS encoding MarR family winged helix-turn-helix transcriptional regulator translates to MIKDRFGKHVSLIYRYSQIFFNAQLKKYNLGSGQYIFLINLFENNGISQEQLSDMVKIDKATTARAVAKLVNENYVIRKVSETDKRAYNIYTTDKADAIKPALFAILDAWNQTMLDGFSKQDRETLLNLIEKVGSNILKQANQFSEENH, encoded by the coding sequence TTGATTAAAGACAGATTCGGAAAGCATGTATCACTGATTTACCGGTATAGCCAGATTTTTTTTAATGCTCAATTAAAAAAGTACAATTTGGGAAGTGGACAGTATATTTTTTTGATTAATCTGTTTGAAAATAACGGAATTAGTCAGGAACAACTGTCCGATATGGTTAAGATTGACAAAGCGACAACAGCCAGAGCGGTGGCCAAGCTGGTCAATGAGAACTATGTAATTAGAAAAGTGAGCGAAACTGATAAACGGGCTTATAATATTTACACAACGGATAAGGCTGATGCCATCAAACCGGCGTTGTTTGCTATTCTGGACGCCTGGAATCAAACTATGCTGGACGGTTTTAGCAAACAGGACAGAGAAACGCTGCTGAATTTAATTGAAAAAGTGGGCAGCAATATTCTTAAACAAGCAAATCAATTTTCGGAAGAAAATCATTAA
- a CDS encoding MurR/RpiR family transcriptional regulator: MVVTRIKELQNLIQKMVDISQDSPTYEKLASYIEKNYMSIIFMTAGELAAEANISQGSVSRFCSALGYRGYNDFLRSLQKFVSEEITAPQRLQYISQNGNNNKIRNILDMEHKNIDELESILSQEAYDALVQQLVAAEKIVLLSARMSATMLPYTFYILNKIRSNVVQLTPHHPEWDTLALEKPGKTLIFSIVFPRYPNILIEKLQELKERGFAIAAITDSIISPVSQLASPIIHVPITVSSIFDIYSTPMIFLNLLLRDVAKRISGLDQRLNALEKLEATRNIYYQKFDE; encoded by the coding sequence ATGGTCGTAACGCGGATTAAAGAATTACAGAACCTGATCCAGAAAATGGTTGATATCTCACAGGATTCTCCCACTTATGAGAAACTGGCGAGTTATATTGAAAAAAACTATATGAGTATTATTTTTATGACTGCCGGGGAATTGGCGGCGGAAGCCAATATCAGCCAGGGAAGTGTTTCACGGTTTTGCAGCGCCCTAGGGTACCGGGGTTATAACGATTTTCTGCGGAGTCTGCAAAAGTTTGTCAGTGAGGAAATTACCGCACCGCAGCGGCTGCAGTACATCTCGCAAAACGGGAACAACAATAAGATTCGCAATATACTGGACATGGAACATAAGAATATCGACGAATTGGAGTCGATTTTAAGCCAGGAGGCCTATGACGCACTGGTACAGCAACTGGTGGCGGCCGAGAAAATTGTACTGTTGTCGGCCCGGATGTCGGCAACGATGCTGCCTTACACGTTCTACATATTAAATAAAATACGCAGCAATGTTGTGCAGCTTACGCCACACCATCCGGAATGGGATACGCTGGCTCTGGAGAAACCGGGGAAGACCCTGATCTTTTCCATCGTATTTCCCCGGTATCCTAATATCCTCATTGAAAAGTTACAGGAACTGAAGGAACGGGGTTTTGCCATTGCTGCAATAACCGACAGCATCATATCGCCGGTTTCCCAGCTAGCCAGCCCCATTATCCATGTACCGATTACGGTTTCTTCGATTTTTGATATTTACAGCACGCCGATGATTTTTCTTAACCTGCTGCTCAGAGATGTGGCCAAACGGATCAGCGGTCTGGACCAGCGCTTAAATGCTTTAGAAAAACTGGAAGCAACGAGAAATATTTATTATCAGAAATTTGATGAATGA
- a CDS encoding MarR family winged helix-turn-helix transcriptional regulator has protein sequence MKHINEVYPKHPSPCNCMNIRRAAHAVTQFYDEVLTPSGLTTAQLGLLRHLEVAEHITMSELARIMRIDRTTLSRNMKPLIDSGLITVKPGKDSRTREIMLTQGGKAAVLRGWTLWKEAQKSIEEYMGEADLAKLTQLLSKLEALVP, from the coding sequence ATGAAGCACATTAATGAAGTTTATCCGAAACATCCCAGCCCGTGCAATTGTATGAATATACGCAGGGCTGCTCACGCGGTAACCCAATTTTATGATGAAGTATTGACCCCCAGCGGACTTACTACGGCTCAGTTGGGATTATTGCGGCATCTTGAAGTAGCGGAACATATTACAATGAGTGAATTGGCCCGAATCATGCGCATTGACCGGACTACTCTAAGCAGGAATATGAAACCTTTAATCGATAGCGGACTGATCACTGTTAAGCCTGGGAAAGATTCGCGGACCCGGGAGATCATGCTGACGCAAGGCGGTAAAGCTGCAGTGTTAAGGGGCTGGACGCTCTGGAAAGAGGCGCAAAAGTCTATAGAAGAGTATATGGGGGAAGCGGATTTGGCAAAACTCACACAACTGTTGTCAAAGCTGGAAGCGCTTGTACCTTAA
- a CDS encoding aconitase X catalytic domain-containing protein, whose amino-acid sequence MKLTQEEQAMLDGKYGAGTALAMKIQVAIGEAYHADRMVPVSRTHVALSNQEADLWFVEKLVAGGAVCRVSPTVNPGFNLEYFQGITTIAPEDEAIIKRTREAYRKIGATLTYNCTPYLEKNVPRFGEITAYSESSATPFINSVYGARTNREAAQSALCAAVTGVAPLYGYLLEENRKGQILVEVEADIKSDFDYQLLGYVTPKKTGFKIPVFSGLPLQPKPESLMNLGAQLNTGGNVALYHIVGVTPEAKTLEAAFQGDKPPEVVTITNQDLKEMHDALTDEGGKIDFALFGCPHFTINQVATVANLVKGKKLAVPLWIMTSSLTTELARRMGYLEILQAAGGDLAQDTCMDQPCWHFLYGKKGVTDSPKCAYYTRRRDMSFVIRRLEESVEIALRGEC is encoded by the coding sequence ATGAAATTAACCCAAGAAGAGCAAGCCATGCTGGACGGCAAATACGGTGCCGGAACAGCTCTGGCTATGAAAATTCAGGTGGCTATTGGTGAAGCGTATCATGCGGACAGGATGGTGCCCGTTTCCCGGACGCATGTCGCGTTAAGCAATCAGGAGGCTGATTTGTGGTTTGTGGAAAAACTGGTTGCCGGTGGGGCGGTTTGCCGGGTTTCGCCGACGGTAAACCCTGGATTTAATCTGGAGTATTTTCAGGGGATCACGACCATTGCGCCGGAGGATGAAGCTATTATCAAAAGGACGCGGGAAGCCTACCGGAAGATTGGTGCTACACTGACTTACAACTGTACACCCTATCTGGAGAAAAATGTGCCGCGTTTTGGGGAAATTACCGCCTATTCCGAATCCAGCGCCACGCCGTTTATCAATTCGGTGTATGGTGCCAGAACCAACCGGGAAGCGGCGCAAAGCGCCCTGTGTGCTGCCGTGACCGGCGTGGCGCCTTTATATGGTTATTTGCTGGAAGAAAATCGCAAGGGGCAAATCCTGGTGGAAGTGGAGGCCGATATCAAGAGTGATTTTGATTACCAACTGCTGGGCTATGTGACACCGAAGAAAACCGGCTTTAAAATCCCTGTGTTCAGCGGACTGCCCTTACAGCCCAAGCCGGAGTCGTTGATGAATTTGGGAGCACAGCTTAATACCGGCGGTAACGTGGCCTTGTATCATATTGTCGGGGTAACGCCTGAGGCAAAAACGCTGGAGGCTGCCTTCCAGGGTGACAAACCGCCGGAAGTGGTTACTATTACCAACCAGGATTTGAAAGAAATGCACGATGCCTTGACTGATGAAGGCGGAAAAATCGATTTTGCGCTCTTTGGTTGTCCGCATTTTACTATCAATCAGGTGGCTACAGTGGCAAACCTGGTAAAAGGGAAAAAGCTGGCCGTTCCTCTCTGGATTATGACGTCCTCGCTGACAACCGAACTGGCCAGGCGAATGGGGTATCTGGAGATTTTGCAGGCGGCCGGTGGCGATTTGGCGCAGGACACCTGTATGGATCAGCCCTGTTGGCATTTCCTTTATGGGAAAAAAGGCGTTACCGATTCACCGAAATGTGCCTACTATACCCGGCGCCGCGATATGTCTTTCGTAATTCGCCGCCTGGAAGAATCGGTTGAAATTGCATTGAGAGGTGAGTGCTAG
- a CDS encoding aconitase X swivel domain-containing protein, which produces MEQVFSCHKISEGKASGEVLFSSDDFCFYLVDPQTGIVIEKNHCLEGQSIAGKVLVFPNGKGSSVVQADGLYQLKMKGTEPKALIIRNPDTTLVASAIIMETPMVDCVETAFYTAAQNGDWVEVDADKGTITVRQK; this is translated from the coding sequence GTGGAACAGGTATTTAGCTGTCATAAAATTTCCGAAGGCAAGGCTTCGGGAGAGGTATTATTCTCCAGTGATGATTTTTGCTTCTATCTGGTTGATCCTCAGACAGGCATTGTTATTGAAAAGAATCACTGCCTGGAGGGACAGTCGATAGCCGGTAAAGTACTGGTGTTTCCTAACGGGAAAGGCAGTTCGGTGGTGCAGGCGGACGGCCTGTATCAGTTAAAAATGAAAGGCACCGAACCGAAAGCGTTGATTATTAGAAATCCCGATACCACGCTGGTGGCCAGTGCTATCATCATGGAAACGCCAATGGTAGACTGTGTGGAAACGGCTTTTTACACTGCCGCCCAAAATGGCGACTGGGTCGAAGTCGATGCGGATAAAGGGACGATTACCGTCCGGCAAAAATAG